A single Triticum dicoccoides isolate Atlit2015 ecotype Zavitan chromosome 2A, WEW_v2.0, whole genome shotgun sequence DNA region contains:
- the LOC119356353 gene encoding protein NRT1/ PTR FAMILY 8.3-like has translation MDAMERGQGSPRLPKSRGSKIDEESLRVPLIESKKTGSRAPAVVLGFECLESTAFNGVATNLVLYLESVLHGSGLASASNVTTWIGTSFLTPVLGAILADTFWGNYNTILVSLVVYLLGMMLITFSALLPTTELCGLGSSCHPMFGAHTVAFSGLYLVAFGSGGVRAALLPFGAEQFDDDNAVDRERKMAFFSWFYICVDFGMIVSGLFLVWIQQNVSWGLGFGIATACIALAFVGFVLFTPMYKRSMPTGSPFKSLCQVLVAACRKVTLRVPADAAVLYEVSDKIDQPRIAHTKEFTFLDKAAVVADSDLEEVTNVDAAAAAAGSWRLCTVTQVEELKILMRLLPIWATSIVLSAAYAQLNTTFVQQGSAMDMRVMSFTIPAASMVSFEVICVLAWVLLYGSVIVPALRRLSPASGEPSQLRRMGAGRLLMAFAMAVAALVEMRRLEAAGSGESISIGWQMPQYFVLAGGEVFCYIAQLEFFYSEAPESMKSMCTSFALLTVALGSYASSLIYAVVDALTATGGRPGWISDNLNEGHLDYFFWTMAALCTLNFVVYSAFARNYQVKTVVS, from the exons ATGGACGCCATGGAAAGAGGACAGGGCTCGCCGCGGCTGCCAAAG AGCCGGGGCTCAAAGATCGACGAGGAAAGCCTCAGGGTGCCGCTGATAGAGAGCAAGAAAACCGGCAGCCGGGCGCCGGCGGTGGTCCTCGGGTTCGAGTGCCTCGAGAGCACGGCCTTCAACGGCGTCGCCACCAACCTGGTGCTGTACCTGGAGAGTGTCCTGCACGGCAGCGGCCTCGCCAGCGCCTCCAACGTCACCACCTGGATCGGCACCAGCTTCCTCACGCCCGTCCTCGGCGCCATCCTCGCCGACACCTTCTGGGGCAACTACAACACCATCCTCGTCTCCCTCGTCGTCTACCTTCTG GGTATGATGCTCATCACCTTCTCTGCGCTCCTGCCGACCACCGAGCTGTGCGGGCTGGGCTCGTCGTGCCACCCGATGTTCGGCGCGCACACCGTCGCCTTCTCCGGCCTCTACCTCGTGGCGTTCGGCAGCGGCGGCGTGCGCGCGGCGCTGCTGCCGTTCGGCGCGGAGCAGTTCGACGACGACAACGCCGTGGACCGGGAGCGGAAGATGGCATTCTTCAGCTGGTTCTACATCTGCGTCGACTTCGGCATGATCGTGTCCGGGCTCTTCCTCGTGTGGATCCAGCAGAACGTCAGCTGGGGCCTCGGCTTCGGCATCGCCACGGCCTGCATCGCGCTCGCCTTCGTCGGCTTCGTGCTTTTCACGCCCATGTACAAGCGCAGCATGCCGACCGGCAGCCCGTTCAAGAGCCTGTGCCAGGTCCTGGTCGCCGCGTGCAGGAAGGTCACCCTCCGCGTCCCCGCCGACGCCGCCGTCCTCTACGAGGTCAGCGACAAGATCGACCAGCCCAGGATCGCGCACACCAAGGAGTTCACGTTCCTCGACAAGGCGGCCGTGGTCGCGGACTCGGACCTGGAGGAGGTGACGAACGTCGAcgccgcggcggcggccgcgggCTCGTGGAGGCTGTGCACGGTGACGCAGGTGGAGGAGCTCAAGATCCTGATGCGGCTGCTGCCGATCTGGGCGACGAGCATCGTGCTGTCCGCGGCGTACGCGCAGCTCAACACCACGTTCGTGCAGCAGGGCAGCGCCATGGACATGCGGGTCATGTCCTTCACCATCCCGGCCGCGTCCATGGTGTCCTTCGAGGTGATCTGCGTCCTGGCGTGGGTGCTGCTCTACGGCTCGGTGATCGTGCCGGCGCTCAGGAGACTGTCCCCAGCGAGCGGCGAGCCGTCGCAGCTGCGGCGGATGGGCGCCGGGCGGCTGCTCATGGCGTTCGCGATGGCCGTGGCGGCACTGGTGGAGATGAGGAGGCTGGAGGCCGCCGGGAGCGGGGAGTCGATCAGCATCGGGTGGCAGATGCCGCAGTACTTCGTGCTGGCCGGCGGGGAGGTGTTCTGCTACATCGCGCAGCTGGAGTTCTTCTACAGCGAGGCGCCGGAGTCGATGAAGAGCATGTGCACGTCCTTCGCGCTGCTCACCGTGGCGCTGGGCAGCTACGCGAGCTCGCTGATCTACGCCGTGGTGGACGCGCTCACGGCCACCGGCGGCCGGCCCGGGTGGATATCGGACAACCTCAACGAGGGGCACCTCGACTACTTCTTCTGGACCATGGCAGCGCTGTGCACGCTCAACTTCGTCGTGTACAGCGCCTTCGCTAGGAACTACCAGGTGAAGACGGTCGTGTCGTGA